The Lachnospiraceae bacterium oral taxon 500 genome window below encodes:
- a CDS encoding proton-conducting membrane transporter, producing MTIALFWLVLLPILFGVAAYLLPLKKAVIPALLFQLVLLFLAAQNFLAVKAEDIRLEVLGGYPLGVGISLKSDPISAVLIVLTVFLFTNMIVFSCRKTYFDPLFRLLYFMLEGLICAFFLSNDLFNIFVLIEASTIIVSILIVFKKHSRSIYDGIIYLFTNFTAASFFLFGIGVLYRYFGVLDIDLLSEQIPQFARPQALYLPFALIATGLSLKAAVLPLFSWLPKAHGSPASPSVVSAVLSGIYIKGGLFLFVRVSAIFSPVIPVGQIYLVLGALTCIAGFILALSQTDIKLILAYHTVSQVGLMMLGISLGTKYGYYGAFYHLINHAVFKSTLFLTAGIMVEEYHTRNLYQIKGFFQKQPAAAAATLVAMLGITGAPLFSGSYSKYLIAKGGAEIAYFSILMLIINLGTLSSFVKYANIFRRPDTPVTSERLPWNQTLVLLVLSLATFLGGVFGPVLTDFFFGVRKDLSAGDYLHKLWVYLACAAACYLFYRFLYHRISLFKKLRQMEFSFNQIILLMLIFFCGMYFYLTVFVS from the coding sequence ATGACCATCGCTCTTTTTTGGCTGGTACTGCTGCCGATTTTATTCGGCGTAGCCGCTTATTTATTGCCCTTAAAAAAAGCCGTCATTCCGGCGCTTTTGTTTCAGCTTGTGCTTTTGTTTCTGGCGGCACAAAACTTTTTGGCGGTCAAAGCCGAGGATATTCGGCTGGAAGTTCTGGGCGGCTATCCTCTGGGTGTCGGTATTTCTCTCAAATCCGACCCGATTTCGGCGGTCCTAATTGTCCTGACGGTATTTTTATTTACCAATATGATTGTATTCAGCTGCCGCAAGACTTATTTTGACCCGCTCTTCCGTCTGCTCTACTTTATGCTGGAAGGTCTGATTTGTGCTTTTTTCCTGTCCAATGACTTATTTAATATTTTCGTTCTGATTGAGGCTTCGACCATTATTGTCAGCATTTTGATTGTTTTTAAAAAACACAGCCGCTCGATTTATGACGGCATTATTTATCTGTTTACCAATTTTACCGCCGCTTCCTTCTTTCTGTTTGGTATCGGCGTTTTGTACCGCTATTTCGGGGTTTTGGATATTGACCTGCTAAGCGAACAGATTCCGCAATTTGCGCGGCCGCAGGCGCTTTACCTGCCCTTTGCCCTGATTGCCACCGGCCTTAGCCTGAAAGCAGCGGTACTGCCGCTCTTTAGTTGGCTGCCCAAGGCTCACGGCTCGCCGGCTTCACCCTCGGTCGTGTCGGCGGTTTTATCCGGCATTTATATCAAAGGCGGCTTATTTCTTTTTGTCCGGGTCAGCGCCATATTTTCCCCGGTCATTCCGGTCGGACAAATCTATCTGGTACTGGGGGCACTGACCTGCATTGCCGGATTTATTCTGGCTCTGAGTCAAACCGATATCAAACTGATTCTGGCATACCATACCGTCAGTCAAGTCGGCCTGATGATGCTGGGCATTTCTCTGGGAACAAAATACGGCTATTACGGCGCTTTTTATCATTTAATCAATCATGCCGTCTTTAAATCAACCCTGTTTTTAACCGCCGGCATCATGGTCGAGGAATACCATACCCGAAACTTATATCAAATCAAGGGCTTTTTTCAAAAGCAGCCGGCCGCCGCAGCCGCTACTTTGGTGGCCATGCTGGGGATCACCGGTGCACCGCTGTTCAGCGGCTCTTACTCTAAGTACCTGATTGCCAAGGGCGGTGCGGAGATTGCTTATTTTTCAATCTTAATGCTGATTATCAATTTGGGAACACTTTCTTCTTTTGTCAAATACGCCAATATTTTTCGGCGGCCGGACACGCCGGTAACGAGCGAGCGGCTCCCCTGGAATCAAACGCTGGTGCTTTTGGTTCTGTCGCTTGCCACTTTCTTAGGCGGAGTTTTCGGACCGGTGCTGACCGACTTTTTCTTTGGCGTGCGCAAAGACCTGTCCGCGGGCGATTATCTGCATAAGCTCTGGGTTTATCTGGCCTGTGCGGCGGCCTGCTATCTCTTTTACCGCTTTCTCTACCATCGTATTTCGCTGTTTAAGAAGCTCCGGCAAATGGAGTTTAGCTTTAATCAAATTATTTTACTGATGCTCATTTTTTTCTGCGGTATGTATTTTTATCTGACAGTTTTTGTCAGCTAA